One Motacilla alba alba isolate MOTALB_02 chromosome 15, Motacilla_alba_V1.0_pri, whole genome shotgun sequence DNA segment encodes these proteins:
- the RNF215 gene encoding RING finger protein 215 isoform X1: MAAVRAALLAPLLALGRAGSGPATPARVEVAVSGPGAAGPDGAGAGSGAGGSYTLRGAVLGAGGGRAGPGRGPRGEREPMEIRGRLVLVGDVEPELGAADSWIGVVPVGTEEPAEGPRGAKEESFTTAVVTKRRAGWRFLQQDRSLFGTQPCCPLIVSPLSLQMKRALVLGASALLILALNQNAIRELDVSQLLAKPVIIIQSSDNVTRLLGALLRGLRATAKITYQAVLLENLGVTLTLWSTCGLSRGGLYGEWQGVICPGESSSQVQKYLQQLWNTILLIALLLCTGVMVQAQRQSRQDLSERDAELDLKQHIRRRLLALKTRRYHPGKPPRSRACEIDSCAVCLDQFHKSQWLRVLPCSHEFHRDCVDPWLLLQQTCPLCKRNILGNCCTDS; the protein is encoded by the exons ATGGCGGCGGTGCGGGCGGCGCTGCTCGCCCCGCTGCTGGCGCTCGGCCGGGCCGGCTCGGGGCCCGCCACCCCCGCGCGGGTCGAGGTGGCCGTGTCggggcccggggcggcggggccggacggggccggggccggcagcggggccggcggcTCGTACACGCTGCGCGGGGCCGTGCTGGGAgcggggggcggccgggccgggccgggccggggcccgCGGGGGGAGCGGGAGCCGATGGAGATCCGAGGCCGCCTGGTGCTG GTGGGTGATGTGGAGCCGGAGCTGGGCgctgctgacagctggattGGGGTGGTGCCCGTGGGCACCGAGGAGCCGGCTGAGGGCCCCCGGGGTGCCAAGGAGGAGTCCTTCACCACTGCCGTTGTCACCAAG AGACGTGCTGGGTGGCgcttcctgcagcaggacaggagcttGTTcgggacacagccctgctgtcccctgatcgtgtccccgctgtccctgcAGATGAAGCGAGCGCTGGTGCTGGGGGCCTCCGCCCTGCTCATCCTGGCTCTGAACCAGAACGCCATCCGTGAG CTGGAcgtgtcccagctgctggccaaGCCCGTCATCATCATCCAGTCCTCGGACAATGTcaccaggctgctgggagcGCTGCTGCG TGGGCTCCGGGCTACGGCCAAGATCACATaccaagcagtgctgctggagaacCTG GGAGTGACCCTCACGCTGTGGTCCACCTGCGGCCTGTCCCGAGGGGGCCTCTACGGGGAGTGGCAGGGGGTCATCTGCCCCGGGGAGAGCAGCTCGCAGGTCCAG AAgtacctgcagcagctgtggaacACCATCCTGCTGATcgccctgctgctctgcaccgGCGTCATGGTGCAGGCCCAGCGCCAGTCGCGGCAGGACCTGTCGGAGCGGGATGCTGAG CTGGACCTGAAGCAGCACATCCGGCGGCGGCTGCTGGCGCTGAAAACCCGGCGCTACCATCCTGGGAAGCCGCCCCGGAGCCGGGCCTGTGAGATcgacagctgtgctgtgtgcctGGACCAGTTCCACAAGAGCCAG tggctgcgggtgctgccctgctcccatgAGTTCCACCGGGACTGTGTGgatccctggctcctgctgcagcagaccTGCCCTCTCTGCAAGCGCAACATCCTGG GGAACTGCTGCACGGACAGCTAG
- the RNF215 gene encoding RING finger protein 215 isoform X2, giving the protein MAAVRAALLAPLLALGRAGSGPATPARVEVAVSGPGAAGPDGAGAGSGAGGSYTLRGAVLGAGGGRAGPGRGPRGEREPMEIRGRLVLVGDVEPELGAADSWIGVVPVGTEEPAEGPRGAKEESFTTAVVTKMKRALVLGASALLILALNQNAIRELDVSQLLAKPVIIIQSSDNVTRLLGALLRGLRATAKITYQAVLLENLGVTLTLWSTCGLSRGGLYGEWQGVICPGESSSQVQKYLQQLWNTILLIALLLCTGVMVQAQRQSRQDLSERDAELDLKQHIRRRLLALKTRRYHPGKPPRSRACEIDSCAVCLDQFHKSQWLRVLPCSHEFHRDCVDPWLLLQQTCPLCKRNILGNCCTDS; this is encoded by the exons ATGGCGGCGGTGCGGGCGGCGCTGCTCGCCCCGCTGCTGGCGCTCGGCCGGGCCGGCTCGGGGCCCGCCACCCCCGCGCGGGTCGAGGTGGCCGTGTCggggcccggggcggcggggccggacggggccggggccggcagcggggccggcggcTCGTACACGCTGCGCGGGGCCGTGCTGGGAgcggggggcggccgggccgggccgggccggggcccgCGGGGGGAGCGGGAGCCGATGGAGATCCGAGGCCGCCTGGTGCTG GTGGGTGATGTGGAGCCGGAGCTGGGCgctgctgacagctggattGGGGTGGTGCCCGTGGGCACCGAGGAGCCGGCTGAGGGCCCCCGGGGTGCCAAGGAGGAGTCCTTCACCACTGCCGTTGTCACCAAG ATGAAGCGAGCGCTGGTGCTGGGGGCCTCCGCCCTGCTCATCCTGGCTCTGAACCAGAACGCCATCCGTGAG CTGGAcgtgtcccagctgctggccaaGCCCGTCATCATCATCCAGTCCTCGGACAATGTcaccaggctgctgggagcGCTGCTGCG TGGGCTCCGGGCTACGGCCAAGATCACATaccaagcagtgctgctggagaacCTG GGAGTGACCCTCACGCTGTGGTCCACCTGCGGCCTGTCCCGAGGGGGCCTCTACGGGGAGTGGCAGGGGGTCATCTGCCCCGGGGAGAGCAGCTCGCAGGTCCAG AAgtacctgcagcagctgtggaacACCATCCTGCTGATcgccctgctgctctgcaccgGCGTCATGGTGCAGGCCCAGCGCCAGTCGCGGCAGGACCTGTCGGAGCGGGATGCTGAG CTGGACCTGAAGCAGCACATCCGGCGGCGGCTGCTGGCGCTGAAAACCCGGCGCTACCATCCTGGGAAGCCGCCCCGGAGCCGGGCCTGTGAGATcgacagctgtgctgtgtgcctGGACCAGTTCCACAAGAGCCAG tggctgcgggtgctgccctgctcccatgAGTTCCACCGGGACTGTGTGgatccctggctcctgctgcagcagaccTGCCCTCTCTGCAAGCGCAACATCCTGG GGAACTGCTGCACGGACAGCTAG
- the LOC119707595 gene encoding coiled-coil domain-containing protein 157-like: MAHLLGHRGCMESLRADLRDLQAAIADVCSRAGAVRFPSWKFPDKVSCELDIAVLLQRYRHSDSEPEFSQHAHVVLLELLIDR, encoded by the coding sequence ATGGCGCACCTGCTGGGCCACCGCGGCTGCATGGAGAGCCTGCGGGCCGACCTGCGGGACCTGCAGGCCGCCATCGCCGACGTGTGCTCCCGGGCCGGCGCCGTGCGCTTCCCCTCCTGGAAGTTCCCCGACAAGGTGTCCTGCGAGCTGGACATTGCGGTGCTGCTGCAGCGCTACCGGCACAGCGACAGCGAGCCCGAGTTCAGCCAGCACGCACacgtggtgctgctggagctgctcataGACAGGTGA
- the LOC119707593 gene encoding coiled-coil domain-containing protein 157-like, translating to MGRCPWPSRHSQLQAVFSRRDRLLLLLQSFTGYADTVLSGRAVPPPRGPAPGMSAGLTARTFWSSMLKLGAFCQQLRDEAGKYQKETLKCILPEVLESGTPPEAAQSTSVRPNASVQPRASPSLALSTSSVPTQTPGSPLGSCDSCSSAQASLHEVGRAITSICQSQNIPSALSKFQEVLEDSAGRRNLSATDMSYWASEQSKDLSRINKHLQGLLQQLNPVKAQLEEMGKQKEKLQKQVEDFSRKLQAEKDTQAEQQKKAEQSLKAKEKEHSEAVARLEQDKEDLRRGAALLEERLSALKEELAVKEVAVQELELSKTTLLEEMRTTMVARSQVLELEEKVQVLTGQRDSLEQELSATSVQLEKEKVRVESMFRHEEVRPAPERGTAEPLLLSGLWGWVHSPTRAHPPSQSLQAKQRTLLQQLDSLDREREELQASLGEAEEDKARLAEQLEQSQQQSGKQLQAQQELLDTLQREKLALEQSILELQANTSRLQEQAQELRERERLLVLFPDLHIPTETQFESSGNFAEDMKSQLRANKIRMEVLERENTQLEALLAKVKAAAEQGVLKLVPEAQLGSQLHREASRQDTGRLSSRSSGDSTGVPGCIDKAWHRAPSSQHSKKLRAEPSSQAKPCLTLPVRRLGLGLPSLHTGAHRK from the exons atgggcCGATGTCCCTGGCCCAGCcggcattcccagctccaggccgTGTTTTCCCGTCgggacaggctgctgctgctgctgcagagcttcaCGGGCTACGCGGACACGGTGCTGAGCGGGcgggcggtgccgccgccgcggggcccgGCGCCCGGCATGTCCGCGGGGCTCACGGCCAGGACCTTCTGGAGCTCCATGCTGAAACTCGGGGccttctgccagcagctccGGGACGAG gctgggaaATACCAGAAGGAGACCCTGAAATGCATCTTGCCAGAAGTTTTGGAGTCAGGAACTCCCCCAGAGGCTGCCCAGTCCACTTCTGTGCGCCCAAATGCGAGTGTCCAGCCCAGGGCtagccccagcctggctctgagcaCCAGCAGTGTCCCCACGCAGACCCCGGGGTCACCCCTGGGCTCCTGTGACAGCTGCTCCAGCGCCCAGGCCAGCCTCCACGAGGTGGGCAGAGCCATCACCAGCATCTGCCAGAGCCAGAACATCCCTTCAGCTCTCAGCAAAttccaggaggtgctggaggacAGTGCAGGGAGAAGGAACCTCTCTGCAACAGACATGAGCTACTGGGCCTCGGAGCAGAGCAAGGACCTCTCCCGCATCAACAAAcacctccaggggctgctgcagcagctgaacccCGTGAAGGCTCAGCTGGAAGAGATGGGCAAAcagaaggagaagctgcagaaacAGGTTGAGGACTTTTCCAggaagctgcaggcagagaaggacacccaagcagagcagcagaagaaggctgagcagagcctgaaaGCCAAGGAAAAGGAGCATTCCGAGGctgtggccaggctggagcaggacaaggaggaTCTCAGGAGAG gagctgccctgctggaggAGCGACTCTCGGCCCtgaaggaggagctggcagtgaaggaggtggctgtgcaggagctgg agctctccaAGACCACCTTGCTGGAGGAGATGAGGACCACAATGGTGGCCCGGagccaggtgctggagctggaggagaaggtgcAGGTGCTCACAGGCCAGAGggacagcctggagcaggagctgagtgcCACCAGcgtgcagctggagaaggagaaggtcCGCGTGGAGAGCATGTTCCGGCACGAGGAGGTACGGCCAGCTCCGGAGCGTGGGACGGCTGAGccgctgctgctctcagggctgtggggatgggTGCACAGCCCCACACGGGCTCACCCCCCATCACAGTCCCTGCAGGCCAAGCAGAggaccctgctgcagcagctggacagCCTGGACCGGGAGCgtgaggagctgcaggccagcctgggagaggctgaggaggaCAAGGCCCGGCTGGccgagcagctggagcagagccagcagcagagtgggaaacagctccaggcacagcag gagctgctggacacGCTGCAGCGGGAGAAGCTGGCACTGGAGCAAtccatcctggagctgcaggcaaaCACATCCCGGCTGCAGGAACAGgcacaggagctgagggagcgGGAAAGGCTCCTGGTGCTCTTCCCCGATCTCCACATCCCTACTGAGACGCAGTTTGAGA GCAGTGGGAACTTTGCAGAGGACATGAAGAGTCAGCTCCGGGCCAACAAGATCCggatggaggtgctggagcggGAGAACACGCAGCTCGAGGCTCTGCTCGCCAAGGTGAAGGCAGCAGCCGAGCAGGGCGTGCTCAAG ctTGTCCCAGAGGCCCAGCTGGGGtcccagctccacagggagGCCAGCAGGCAGGACACTGG gcggctcagcagcaggagcagcgggGACAGCACAGGGGTGCCAGGATGCATTGACAAggcctggcacagagctcccagcagccagcactccAAGAAACTCCGGGCAGAGCCCTCATCCCAGGCCAAACCCTGCCTCACGCTCCCAGTGCGACGCCTGGGGCTTGGCCTCCCCTCGCTCCACACCGGGGCTCACCGCAAATAA